The Arachis hypogaea cultivar Tifrunner chromosome 16, arahy.Tifrunner.gnm2.J5K5, whole genome shotgun sequence genome contains a region encoding:
- the LOC112754439 gene encoding uncharacterized protein: MGGDDQWASIHQDILNQIAKQFHSYDEYLQLRLVCKQWNFNLSLIPNGNKVPWLLLPIPTVAAERSSKKPKIHVGTISKLTQRRTRILEEKEIYHLTMPELQNNLIRGSCHGWIIMVLIYEGTIRMLNPFTKVSFDLLPISTLPNVIDIHGDKCTINLEFTDGTLDMDTISMQKYNVYKVITNSAPNNDRYNDFMAVVIYGGDGRLAFYKANDRRWIKFPTSHRRIVDVIFFQEKVYAVNSDHQLYEFHI; this comes from the coding sequence ATGGGTGGAGATGATCAATGGGCAAGCATTCATCAAGATATATTGAACCAAATTGCAAAGCAGTTCCATTCATACGATGAATACCTTCAACTTCGATTGGTTTGCAAGCAATGGAACTTCAATCTTTCACTGATCCCCAATGGCAACAAAGTTCCATGGCTGTTATTACCTATTCCTACTGTTGCTGCTGAAAGATCTTCCAAAAAACCTAAGATACATGTAGGTACCATCTCAAAATTAACTCAGAGACGGACCCGTATTCTTGAAGAGAAGGAGATTTACCATCTCACAATGCCAGAGCTGCAAAACAACCTTATTCGTGGATCTTGTCATGGATGGATAATAATGGTATTAATATATGAAGGTACCATACGAATGTTAAATCCATTTACAAAGGttagttttgatcttcttccaaTTTCAACTCTTCCCAATGTAATTGATATACATGGTGACAAATGTACTATTAATCTTGAGTTCACGGATGGCACTTTAGATATGGACACGATTTCAATGCAGAAATACAATGTTTATAAGGTTATTACGAATTCAGCACCTAACAATGATCGTTACAATGATTTTATGGCCGTGGTCATATATGGGGGAGATGGAAGATTGGCTTTTTACAAGGCCAATGATAGGAGATGGATCAAGTTTCCAACAAGTCATAGGAGGATTGTGGATGTCATATTTTTTCAAGAGAAGGTATATGCAGTGAACTCTGACCACCAATTATATGAATTTCATATCTAG
- the LOC112759057 gene encoding GDSL esterase/lipase EXL3 has protein sequence MVLSINKNNLFPSPPCSVCHLLLLLVIIPLRTLGLVRLPPNVTIPAVFVFGDSIMDTGNNNNNLKTEARCNFPPYGEDLEGGGMPTGRFSNGKVPSDFVVEELGIKELLPAYLDPNLQPTDLVTGVCFASGGAGYDPLTSKLASAIHFDSQIEMFKDYIGKLRGVVGEERAEYIIENSLYLVVMGSNDISNTYFLSHVRQLEYDVPAYTDLLLRLASTYFKEIYELGARRIGVFSTPPIGCVPFQRTVAGGITRQCVDKINDACKLFNAKLPNALDSLNRNLPDSRFVFIDVYNPLLDVIVNYPKYGYKVEDRGCCGTGKIEVTFLCTQLQPTCPNVLDHVFWDSFHPTQSVYKKLVASVLQKYIQPLSV, from the exons ATGGTTCTTTCTATAAATAAGAACAACCTGTTTCCTTCACCACCTTGTTCAGTTTGTCACTTAttgcttcttttagttattattcCCTTAAGAACATTGGGTCTTGTGAGATTGCCACCAAATGTTACTATTCCTGCAGTGTTTGTGTTCGGAGATTCCATAATGGATActggaaacaacaacaacaacttgaaaacggAAGCAAGGTGCAATTTCCCACCATATGGAGAAGATCTTGAAGGTGGAGGAATGCCTACCGGAAGGTTTAGCAATGGAAAGGTTCCATCAGATTTTGTAG TTGAAGAATTAGGCATAAAAGAGCTTCTACCAGCATATTTGGATCCAAATCTACAACCCACTGATCTTGTCACCGGTGTCTGCTTTGCATCCGGTGGCGCCGGCTATGATCCCTTAACGTCAAAACTTGCG TCAGCGATACATTTTGACTCTCAAATAGAAATGTTCAAAGATTACATAGGAAAGTTAAGAGGGGTGGTTGGAGAAGAGAGAGCAGAGTACATAATAGAGAACAGCCTTTATCTTGTTGTCATGGGCAGTAATGACATTTCCAACACATACTTCTTGTCACATGTTAGACAGTTGGAATATGATGTCCCTGCTTACACTGATCTATTGCTCCGCTTAGCCTCTACTTACTTTAAG GAAATATATGAACTTGGGGCAAGGAGAATAGGAGTATTCAGCACTCCCCCAATTGGGTGCGTACCGTTTCAGAGAACAGTGGCTGGAGGAATAACAAGACAGTGTGTGGATAAgataaatgatgcatgcaagtTATTTAACGCCAAACTGCCAAATGCATTGGATTCCCTCAACAGGAATCTGCCAGATTCCAGATTTGTATTTATTGATGTCTACAACCCTTTACTTGACGTTATTGTCAACTACCCAAAATATG GGTATAAAGTTGAAGACAGAGGGTGCTGTGGCACAGGCAAAATAGAAGTTACGTTTTTATGCACGCAGTTGCAACCAACTTGTCCCAACGTTTTGGATCATGTTTTTTGGGACAGTTTTCACCCGACGCAATCTGTTTACAAAAAGCTCGTCGCCTCTGTTCTACAAAAATACATACAGCCTCTTTCCGTGTGA
- the LOC140173190 gene encoding GDSL esterase/lipase EXL3-like yields the protein MVVSTMKVWLCGGCLFLRCIILLGVLCKTKGLVKLPPNVTVPAVYVFGDSIVDTGNNNGNKLTPAKCNYPPYGKDFKGSIPTGRFSNGKVPADLIVEDLGIKEYLPAYLDPNLQSSDLLTGVNFASGGAGYDPLTSLSAAAISLSGQVDLFKECIGKLKGEVGEERSNFILNNSFYIVVFGSNDISNTYFLTRVRQLQYDIPTYTDILLKSASNFLKELYQLGARRIAVFGIPPLGCIPFQRTAAGGIERNCAEQINDAAKFFNSKLSNKIDSFNQQLPDARTVYIDVYTPLLDIILNYQKYGYKVANKGCCGTGIIEVVELCNRFVPTCPNDLEYVFWDSFHPTEIVYKSLISPIVSKYLPKFL from the exons ATGGTTGTTTCTACTATGAAGGTGTGGTTATGTGGTGGTTGTTTGTTCCTCCGTTGCATAATATTGTTAGGTGTGTTATGCAAAACAAAAGGATTGGTGAAACTGCCACCGAATGTAACGGTTCCGGCAGTGTATGTGTTTGGAGATTCGATCGTGGACACAGGAAACAACAACGGTAACAAGCTAACGCCGGCAAAATGCAACTACCCGCCGTATGGCAAAGATTTCAAGGGAAGCATACCGACTGGCCGCTTCAGCAATGGCAAGGTTCCAGCAGACCTTATTG TTGAAGATTTAGGTATTAAAGAGTATCTACCAGCATACTTGGATCCAAATCTCCAATCTAGTGATTTGCTTACTGGGGTGAATTTTGCATCTGGTGGTGCTGGATATGACCCTCTCACTTCACTATCAGCG GCTGCTATATCTTTATCGGGACAAGTAGATTTGTTCAAAGAATGCATAGGGAAGTTGAAAGGAGAGGTTGGAGAGGAGAGAAGCAATTTCATCCTAAACAACAGTTTCTATATTGTGGTTTTTGGAAGCAATGACATCTCCAACACCTACTTCTTGACTCGCGTTAGGCAGTTACAATATGACATTCCTACTTACACTGACATTCTCCTCAAATCAGCTTCTAATTTCTTGAAAGAATTATACCAACTTGGTGCAAGGAGAATTGCGGTATTCGGTATTCCACCCCTTGGATGTATACCATTTCAGAGGACGGCAGCTGGTGGAATAGAAAGAAATTGTGCAGAACAAATAAATGATGCTGCAAAGTTCTTTAATTCCAAACTCTCAAACAAGATTGATTCCTTTAATCAACAATTACCAGATGCCAGGACTGTTTACATTGATGTTTACACCCCTCTTCTCGATATCATTCTAAACTACCAAAAATATg GTTataaagtggcaaacaaaggttgCTGTGGAACAGGGATAATAGAGGTAGTGGAATTATGCAATCGATTTGTTCCAACGTGTCCCAATGATTTGGAGTATGTCTTTTGGGATAGCTTTCACCCTACCGAGATCGTTTACAAAAGCCTCATTTCTCCAATTGTTTCTAAATATCTCCCCAAATTCTTGTGA
- the LOC112754303 gene encoding protein FREE1 gives MQQGDYTSTPYYQFPHLPNSNPNPNPNPNSDPHSAPYASAPPFSSGYAPSDYTSYYPTYPPNPDPTPAPPPPPVPAPAPPSPTAPSFTNFPSFNSPSFDSHLSYQQPPPHQHQPPPQQQPYYPPFDQHQAAPSPIYAPPPPPPPSVTPPYSAPYSHAGSTVPPAPSAYDPPYDNSPAKFDHSGAFFDDGYNNFNRSNRSDSYGNRHDDGFSGFNRGNHRSDYREEVYGDGVYAYEGGKVEPYGSRGTAPKSSTWSGFDDYGRAISLPTAAKEPSGGSKIVKAVPKVETREDPGSGVQKFRVKLLAESGGQSTMDVLCQIGLDGIRMLEPNTSRTLRIYPLENITRCERFDSSTLAFWSKSPVDIEPRRIRLQSNSYTTNTLLDTVTAATIQYKEMGGSKRPTESLRTNEQPAEKRKGFGDWMNLIKPPNEEKDHWVPDEAVSKCTACGTDFGAFNRRHHCRNCGDIFCDKCTHGRIALTADENAQPVRVCDRCMAEVTQRLSNAKEAANKPVLQSHEDLARKLQEELERNRKASGSKSEGSGRRMKEVACPICTVHLQVQVPSSGSETIECGVCQHPFLVSAH, from the exons ATGCAGCAAGGAGATTACACCTCCACTCCATACTATCAATTCCCTCATCTCCCAAATTCCAATCCCAatcccaaccctaaccctaattccgATCCACACTCAGCCCCTTACGCATCCGCACCACCCTTCTCCTCCGGTTACGCTCCCTCCGATTACACCTCTTACTACCCTACATATCCCCCAAATCCCGATCCTACCCCTGCCCCACCGCCACCCCCTGTCCCTGCCCCTGCCCCTCCCTCCCCCACTGCTCCTTCCTTCACCAATTtcccttccttcaattctccatccTTTGACTCTCACCTCTCGTACCAACAACCACCGCCACATCAgcatcaaccaccaccacaacaGCAACCTTATTATCCACCTTTCGATCAGCATCAAGCGGCTCCATCTCCGATCTACgctcctcctccaccaccaccaccctccgTTACGCCACCGTACTCCGCACCGTATAGCCACGCTGGATCTACGGTCCCTCCAGCTCCCTCCGCATACGATCCACCCTACGATAACAGTCCCGCCAAGTTCGATCACTCTGGCGCTTTCTTTGACGACGGCTACAACAACTTTAACCGTAGTAACCGTTCCGATTCGTATGGTAACCGACACGATGACGGTTTCAGCGGGTTTAACCGTGGTAATCATCGTTCTGATTACCGCGAGGAGGTGTACGGGGATGGCGTGTACGCTTACGAAGGAGGGAAGGTGGAACCGTACGGGTCTCGTGGAACCGCACCAAAATCGTCGACTTGGTCCGGTTTCGATGATTACGGGAGAGCGATCAGTCTTCCAACGGCCGCAAAGGAACCTTCCGGTGGAAGCAAGATTGTGAAGGCAGTGCCGAAGGTGGAGACGCGAGAGGATCCCGGAAGCGGGGTGCAGAAGTTCCGGGTGAAGCTCTTGGCGGAGAGTGGTGGCCAGAGCACCATGGATGTTCTGTGTCAG ATTGGTTTGGATGGAATTCGAATGCTGGAACCAAATACTAGTCGAACATTGAGAATATATCCTCTTGAGAACATAACAAGATGTGAG AGGTTTGATTCATCTACCCTTGCATTCTGGTCAAAGAGCCCAGTGGACATTGAGCCACGACGAATCAGATTGCAATCCAATAGTTACACTACCAACACACTTTTGGATACTGTGACTGCTGCCACCATACAG TACAAGGAAATGGGTGGAAGCAAAAGACCCACAGAATCGTTAAGAACTAATGAACAGCCTGCAGAAAAAAGGAAAGGATTTGgtgattggatgaatttgatTAAACCTCCCAATGAAGAGAAGGATCATTGG GTCCCAGATGAAGCAGTCTCGAAATGTACAGCATGTGGCACTGATTTTGGAGCTTTCAATCGCAGG CATCACTGTAGAAATTGTGGAGATATTTTCTGTGATAAATGTACACATGGTAGAATTGCTCTAACTGCTGACGAGAATGCTCAACCAGTACGTGTTTGTGACCGATGCATG GCAGAAgtgactcagagactgagtaatgcTAAAGAAGCAGCAAATAAACCAGTGTTGCAAAGTCATGAGGATCTTGCCAGGAAACTTCAG GAGGAGCTGGAGAGGAATCGAAAGGCATCAG GTTCCAAGTCTGAAGGATCTGGAAGACGGATGAAGGAAGTTGCATGTCCTATTTGCACTGTCCATCTGCAG GTCCAGGTACCCAGCTCAGGTTCAGAGACCATAGAGTGTGGAGTTTGCCAGCACCCATTTCTTGTGAGTGCTCATTGA